A stretch of the Lolium perenne isolate Kyuss_39 chromosome 3, Kyuss_2.0, whole genome shotgun sequence genome encodes the following:
- the LOC127344999 gene encoding GDP-L-galactose phosphorylase 1, protein MEEQRPGLVATSSSFYPGFEQDPAALSLCSLQVLGEDASSMPFCPLLFPLTPTPAAPAASRSQRNCILRRRFRVETKAGMGSNGFFDSTNFFGAEEDGPNLSPFLRKLFKEWDDRKARGLFHHDITACETKVLPGEHNFVATLIEGRDQKKRPTEFGMNQVIQPFDGGKFNFTKVRPEEVIFRFQETDDASARYFDGASHTVSASPSAILINVSPIGYCHSLLIPRIQECLPQRVDQESFLLAMYVAREARNAFFRVGYNSLGAFATINHLHFQAYYLKVQYPVEKAPIEKLTVLRNGVSISQLVQYPVSGFVFEGGTGMEDLSQVVSNACIFLQENNTPFNVLISESGRRVFLLLQCYAEKQVLGKASQEFLDMRINPAVWELSGHLVLKRRKDYEEASEATLCRFLVEASLSGAEFQELKRLVLEFLASASPEE, encoded by the exons ATGGAGGAGCAACGGCCCGGCCTCGTTGCCACTTCGTCCTCTTTCTACCCAGGATTCGAGCAAGATCCAGCTGCTCTCTCTCTCTGCTCCCTCCAGGTCTTGGGGGAGGACGCCTCTTCCATGCCCTTCTGCCCCCTTCTCTTCCCGCTCACTCCAACACCGGCTGCTCCCGCGGCATCGCGGAGTCAGAGAAACTGCATCCTGCGGCGGCGTTTCAGAG TTGAAACAAAAGCAGGCATGGGCAGCAACGGTTTCTTCGATTCAACTAATTTCTTTGGTGCCGAGGAGGATGGACCAAATTTATCGCCATTTCTCCGCAAGCTTTTTAAAGAG TGGGATGACCGCAAGGCGAGGGGCTTGTTTCACCATGACATCACTGCTTGTGAGACCAAG GTGCTACCTGGAGAACACAATTTTGTAGCAACGTTGATAGAAGGGCGTGACCAGAAGAAGCGGCCGACTGAATTTGGAATGAACCAGGTCATCCAGCCATTTGATGGTGGCAAGTTCAACTTCACAAAAGTTAGACCAGAGGAGGTGATCTTCAGATTCCAAGAAACTGATGATGCGTCTGCCCGGTATTTTGATGGTGCTTCTCACACTGTTTCGGCTTCACCTAGCGCCATTTTGATCAAT GTGAGCCCAATCGGGTACTGTCATTCACTTTTGATCCCTCGAATCCAGGAATGCTTGCCACAAAGGGTTGATCAGGAGAGCTTCTTACTGGCCATGTATGTCGCGAGGGAGGCAAGGAATGCCTTCTTCAGAGTTGGCTATAACAGTCTGGGTGCCTTTGCAACTATCAATCACCTACATTTCCAG GCATACTATCTGAAAGTGCAATATCCAGTCGAGAAGGCGCCGATAGAGAAACTCACAGTCCTAAGAAATGGTGTCAGCATTTCTCAGCTGGTGCAGTACCCAGTGAGTGGCTTTGTGTTTGAAGGAGGAACGGGCATGGAGGATCTGTCACAGGTGGTCTCAAATGCCTGCATCTTCTTGCAAGAGAATAATACACCGTTCAATGTCCTTATCTCTGAATCTGGCAGGAGAGTCTTCCTTCTACTACAG TGCTATGCTGAGAAGCAGGTCCTCGGGAAGGCGAGCCAGGAGTTCCTAGACATGAGAATCAATCCAGCAGTCTGGGAGCTCAGCGGCCATTTGGTCCTGAAGAGGAGGAAGGACTACGAGGAAGCGTCCGAGGCGACATTATGCAGGTTTTTGGTTGAAGCATCCCTGTCTGGAGCAGAATTCCAGGAGCTGAAGAGGCTCGTCCTGGAGTTTCTGGCCAGCGCAAGTCCTGAAGAGTAG
- the LOC127344998 gene encoding uncharacterized protein, with the protein MDPGTLRRRVSSLDQQKEVFQVSTKPPSAAVSTGHSELRSLLIHSVVFAVVIPSLISYSGGEQVRASWTLSLFVILYLFGCSVSYSTSSTPLAKMFFALSYVGLLAFVVHTLFSSVLGVVFIYSDSILAAGLFGSVLAQHREVNGRETAAAVAFSKAPFTRIYYRQDGIYPFLAFFALFGAICWVMRPEGHYDALTTVMNLFAAIACLEFIHTVCVLGWLNGAVFGMDSAPPVVFIFAAIGMQFPISYLLGGKLVAAIILWLCVLASTAFLGYYLRVHATYEQMMFTRDAMKIRNARTIRNSAGVVPTKSNTPTPATASFTKETNADASAAAVSP; encoded by the exons ATGGATCCAGGCACGCTGCGCCGCAGGGTCTCCTCCCTGGATCAGCAGAAGGAGGTCTTCCAGGTCTCCACCAAGCCTCCATCCGCCGCCGTGTCCACCGGGCATTCCGAGCTGCGCAGCCTTCTCATCCACTCAGTGGTGTTCGCGGTGGTAATCCCTTCTTTGATCTCCTACTCCGGCGGCGAGCAGGTGCGAGCCAGCTGGACATTGTCCCTGTTTGTTATCCTATACCTGTTTGGCTGCTCCGTCTCCTACTCCACCTCGTCTACGCCCTTAGCCAAGATGTTTTTTGCACTCTCCTATGTCGGCCTGCTAGCGTTTGTTGTGCACACTTTGTTCAGTAGTGTGCTGGGCGTGGTGTTCATCTATTCAGACTCCATCCTAGCTGCTGGCCTCTTTGGCAGCGTTCTTGCCCAGCACAGGGAGGTCAATGGAAGAGAGACTGCAGCCGCCGTTGCTTTCTCCAAGGCCCCCTTTACCCGCATATACTATAGGCAGGATGGGATCTACCCCTTCTTAGCTTTTTTTGCCTTGTTTGGTGCTATATGCTGGGTCATGCGTCCAGAAGGTCACTACGATGCCCTCACCACTGTGATGAACCTATTCGCAGCCATTGCATGCCTAGAATTCATTCATACTGTATGTGTCCTAGGCTGGTTAAATGGAGCTGTCTTTGGTATGGATAGCGCTCCTCCTGTAGTCTTTATCTTTGCCGCCATAGGCATGCAATTCCCTATCTCGTATCTTCTCGGCGGCAAGCTTGTCGCGGCCATCATCTTGTGGCTGTGTGTTCTTGCGTCAACCGCGTTTCTTGGATACTACCTCAGGGTTCATGCCACCTACGAGCAGATGATGTTCACTAG GGATGCTATGAAAATCAGGAATGCCAGGACAATCAGGAACTCTGCAGGAGTTGTGCCTACCAAATCGAACACTCCAACTCCAGCTACAGCTTCATTCACCAAGGAGACGAACGCCGATGCCTCTGCAGCAGCTGTGTCTCCTTGA